The segment TCCAGGGCAGAGGTCTCGCAGCCGACCTGCTCGCCCCGCTCGTGCAGCGCTATCGTCTGGCAATCGATTCCTGGATGGCAGGAGAGCCCTTGCCGGCCTTTGCAGAGCCTTGCCTGGAACCTTCCTGGACGGTGATGCGCCGGTGAGGTCAGGATGAAGGAGGAATAGTGGTGCAGGTCTTTGAGTTGAACACGACCATCTCGAATCTGCGGGACCTCACCGAATCGGATCTGAGTCCATACGATGCCATTTACCTTGGCAACATCACCTGTCGGCTGTACGAGGCGAACCTGCTGGAGCGTCTCGATGACCTGCGGGAGGCGATAGCGATCGTGAAGGGCCGAGGGCAGAAGGCGTACGTCACCACCTATGCCGCGCCGCGCAACGACAACCTGCCGCAACTCCGAAAGGTTGTGGCGGTAGCCGTGGAGACCGGGGCAGATGCCGTTGAGGTCCATAACCTCGGGGTCTTGAGGATCGTTCACGAGGAGTACCCCGATCTTGCTGTCCATATCGGCGGCTTCGCGAATGTCTATACCGACGGTGGCGCTGCCGTCCTGAAGCGATACGGGGCAGTTCGCATCACGCCCAACTACGAGCTGAGCCTGGAGGAGATCGGCGAGATCCATCGCCAGGTTGGGCTGCCGATGGAACTACTGGTTCATGGCAAGATGCCGCTCGGCATGTCAGACGACTGCTTTCTGCTGGAGTATGAGCAGGCCTGGGGGGTGACGTGTCCGACGCTCTGCCAGCAAGAGCTGTTCCTGAAGCAGGGCGATTGGGCGATGAAGTCAATCGGGAAAGGGGTCATGAGCGGGAAGGATGTCTGCCTGCTGGAACACTTGAGGCAACTGATGACCGAGGGGCATTCCTGTTTCCGGATCGAAGCGGCTTCAGAGAGTCCTGCCTACCGACTGGAGATTGGCCGGGTCTACCGCGAGGCGTTGGAGGCTGCCCTTGCAGGCAGGGACGGCGAGGAAGAGCGGTGGTGGGACACGATCAGACGCCATGCGCGAATTGGCCTGTGCAACGGTTTTTACTTTGGCACCTCTGGAATGGCCTACCATGGCGTGCAGCACCCGGGCGCGGACACTACGGAGGATCAACGGAGCGGTGTAGGGCAATGATTGAGCTGCTCGCTCCCGCAGGTAATCTGGAGATGGCGGCGGAGGTGACGCGGGCTGGGGCCAACGCCATCTATGTGGGACCGCGAGGCTGGAGCCGACGCCGTGACACCTTTGAGATGGAAGATGGCGCCGTCCGTGAGGCGATTCGGGTCGCCCATGATGGCGGAGCCAAGCTCCGAGTGGCATGCAATACTCACATGCAATCCAAAGAGATTCCGGCGCTGCTCAGTCGAATGGAGCGCTTCGTCATGGACGGTGTTGATGGCGCCATCATGGCCGATATCGGTGCGATCGCGGCAGTGCATCGGCGTTTTCCAGAGCTGCCCCTCCATGCTAGCATCGGGGCTAATATCCTGAACGACGCTGACGTGGCCTTCTACCGGGAGATCGGCGTCTGCCAGGTTGTGGCCGACACCAAGCTGACGTTGCGGGAGCTCACCTCCAGAAAGGCGCAACTCGACGTCGGGATCGAGATCTTGATCCATGCGAATGCCTGCTATACCTATCT is part of the Candidatus Methylomirabilis limnetica genome and harbors:
- a CDS encoding peptidase U32 family protein, with product MVQVFELNTTISNLRDLTESDLSPYDAIYLGNITCRLYEANLLERLDDLREAIAIVKGRGQKAYVTTYAAPRNDNLPQLRKVVAVAVETGADAVEVHNLGVLRIVHEEYPDLAVHIGGFANVYTDGGAAVLKRYGAVRITPNYELSLEEIGEIHRQVGLPMELLVHGKMPLGMSDDCFLLEYEQAWGVTCPTLCQQELFLKQGDWAMKSIGKGVMSGKDVCLLEHLRQLMTEGHSCFRIEAASESPAYRLEIGRVYREALEAALAGRDGEEERWWDTIRRHARIGLCNGFYFGTSGMAYHGVQHPGADTTEDQRSGVGQ
- a CDS encoding peptidase U32 family protein, whose translation is MIELLAPAGNLEMAAEVTRAGANAIYVGPRGWSRRRDTFEMEDGAVREAIRVAHDGGAKLRVACNTHMQSKEIPALLSRMERFVMDGVDGAIMADIGAIAAVHRRFPELPLHASIGANILNDADVAFYREIGVCQVVADTKLTLRELTSRKAQLDVGIEILIHANACYTYLGKCWMSPYYRLERTIDEAGKDLFKGSPNRGGLDYRVCLEAWQLYSGDIKREDRVALRNEAFFLLEDIPHLIDLGVRCLKIQGREYTTALVGNIVRFYRELLDAYVANTPGEPFDLNSWKARSAVIEAERDRQRHAGTLALLAEAKLPVTAQPA